In Rhineura floridana isolate rRhiFlo1 chromosome 12, rRhiFlo1.hap2, whole genome shotgun sequence, a single window of DNA contains:
- the ARID5A gene encoding AT-rich interactive domain-containing protein 5A isoform X1 codes for MAPSLKGRRKKKTVPMAENESQKAPGLSLPEETVVGSPGAEEHGSAPEKLEQVESPGTKLDGASETEQKSAAEDSGDEQMPSIEKEEEQAFLVNLYKFMKDRHTPIERVPHLGFKQINLFKIYKVVEKLGAYELVTGRRLWKNVYDMLGGSPGSTSAATCTRRHYERLVLPYVRHLKGEDDKPLPPTKPQKQYKVSKEPKGAKGSSAVEKKRAKKEKLRDLVLPEKVAPDAASPPKPAGDPEQVHLQENLEGCLSLPNSHAAPERQTPEACHGNCRAHGCSESYKRLFSSFYFKGNHGIMSPLAKKKLLAQVSKDESLSCPEKHLSHCPEYKKARIQEISGSDPESGPKSPLATSHPQKEAQNPVLERSSSGGPANSSQPSKASEGMLKVSSSLKDGHLPQKASDGSSGGRPSPGLPLIGGYFHAPRGEVVKPITCHPLRGPVEYYPGFNHFPEAAVASPYQQPGKEAPLSSGPQNRQQESTEEQPEDLRRKPSQPLPSWRGDNPQEPSPFQMTSPGGKRGSPFPHSKASWVPPVANLAKVSPQVPVSCGQPISQVQASSAALKKRASGEDFFLHGKRLKAVSPFVKEAESSNGLERGISPSGQQGVAKPKAAVPSSGYPVAPVPQVQDVYKGTMLRIPMNFSNPGEHLKGQSASLVPSLSISPFIIPAFPTPLLTASVQPSDLCQPLGTSLIHYPTSYDSTLRHRLYPVSTWHSQPAYASPHVTAFRRNTKL; via the exons ATGG CACCCAGCCTTAAAGGCAGGCGGAAAAAGAAGACCGTTCCCATGGCTGAGAACGAATCCCAGAAGGCTCCAGGGCTGTCCCTGCCGGAAGAGACGGTGGTGGGGAGTCCTGGTGCTGAAGAGCATGGAAGTGCTCCAGAGAAGCTGGAGCAAGTG gagtCTCCTGGAACCAAGCTGGATGGTGCTTCCGAAACGGAGCAGAAGAGCGCAGCGGAGGATTCTGGGGACGAGCAGATGCCAAGCATCGAGAAAGAGGAGGAGCAGGCTTTCCTGGTCAACCTCTACAAGTTCATGAAGGACCGTCACACGCCGATTGAGAGGGTGCCTCACCTCGGCTTCAAGCAAA TTAACCTGTTTAAGATCTACAAAGTCGTGGAAAAGCTGGGAGCCTATGAACTG GTGACTGGAAGGCGTCTTTGGAAGAATGTGTACGACATGTTGGGGGGCAGCCCAGGGAGCACAAGTGCTGCCACCTGCACCCGGAGGCACTACGAGAG gctggTCCTCCCGTACGTCCGGCACCTGAAAGGCGAAGATGACAAACCCCTGCCCCCCACGAAGCCCCAGAAGCAATACAAGGTGTCCAAAGAGCCAAAGGGGGCCAAAGGGAGTAGTGCTGTGGAGAAAAAGAGGGCCAAGAAGGAGAAGCTGAGGGATCTG GTTCTGCCAGAGAAGGTGGCCCCCGATGCTGCCTCTCCCCCTAAGCCCGCTGGTGACCCCGAGCAGGTGCACCTGCAAGAGAATCTGGAGGGGTGCCTTTCCCTTCCAAACAGCCACGCGGCGCCCGAGCGCCAGACCCCTGAGGCCTGCCACGGCAACTGCCGGGCCCACGGCTGCTCTGAGTCCTACAAGCGGCTCTTCTCCAGCTTCTACTTCAAAGGCAACCACGGCATCATGTCTCCCTTAGCCAAGAAGAAGCTGCTTGCACAGGTGAGCAAGGACGAGTCCCTCTCCTGCCCTGAGAAGCACCTTAGCCACTGTCCAGAATATAAGAAGGCCCGAATCCAAGAGATCTCTGGCTCGGACCCAGAGTCTGGTCCGAAGAGCCCGCTGGCCACCAGTCACCCCCAGAAAGAGGCGCAGAACCCTGTGCTGGAGAGAAGCAGCTCTGGCGGCCCAGCCAATTCCTCCCAGCCCTCGAAAGCAAGTGAAGGAATGTTGAAGGTCTCCTCGAGCCTCAAGGATGGCCACCTGCCTCAGAAGGCAAGTGATGGAAGCTCTGGGGGTCGTCCGTCGCCTGGCCTCCCTCTCATCGGCGGCTACTTCCATGCTCCCCGAGGCGAGGTTGTGAAGCCCATAACTTGCCATCCTCTTCGAGGGCCGGTGGAGTATTATCCTGGCTTCAATCACTTCCCAGAGGCAGCGGTGGCTTCTCCCTACCAGCAGCCTGGAAAGGAAGCGCCGCTGAGCAGTGGGCCTCAGAACAGGCAGCAAGAGAGCACAGAGGAGCAGCCGGAAGATCTGCGCCGGAAGCCGAGTCAGCCTCTGCCCTCCTGGAGAGGGGACAATCCACAGGAGCCCTCCCCCTTCCAGATGACCAGCCCCGGCGGGAAGAGGGGATCCCCTTTCCCACACTCCAAGGCCTCTTGGGTTCCCCCGGTGGCCAACCTGGCCAAGGTCAGCCCGCAGGTCCCCGTGAGCTGCGGCCAGCCCATTTCTCAAGTGCAGGCGAGTAGTGCGGCTCTGAAGAAGCGGGCCTCGGGCGAGGACTTCTTCCTGCACGGGAAGAGGCTAAAAGCCGTCTCCCCTTTTGTCAAGGAAGCGGAATCCAGCAACGGGCTGGAGCGGGGCATTTCCCCCAGTGGCCAGCAGGGGGTAGCGAAGCCCAAGGCAGCTGTGCCGAGTTCGGGTTACCCGGTTGCTCCTGTTCCTCAGGTCCAGGATGTGTACAAAGGCACAATGTTGAGGATTCCCATGAACTTTAGCAACCCGGGGGAGCATTTAAAGGGGCAGTCAGCCTCGCTggtcccctccctctccatcagCCCCTTTATTATACCTGCCTTTCCAACCCCATTATTAACTGCTTCCGTTCAGCCCTCCGACCTCTGCCAGCCGCTTGGGACAAGCCTGATCCACTACCCCACCTCCTACGACAGCACTCTCCGCCACAGGCTCTATCCGGTGTCGACGTGGCACAGCCAGCCCGCCTACGCCTCCCCCCACGTGACCGCCTTCCGCCGGAACACCAAGCTGTAG
- the ARID5A gene encoding AT-rich interactive domain-containing protein 5A isoform X2, with protein sequence MAENESQKAPGLSLPEETVVGSPGAEEHGSAPEKLEQVESPGTKLDGASETEQKSAAEDSGDEQMPSIEKEEEQAFLVNLYKFMKDRHTPIERVPHLGFKQINLFKIYKVVEKLGAYELVTGRRLWKNVYDMLGGSPGSTSAATCTRRHYERLVLPYVRHLKGEDDKPLPPTKPQKQYKVSKEPKGAKGSSAVEKKRAKKEKLRDLVLPEKVAPDAASPPKPAGDPEQVHLQENLEGCLSLPNSHAAPERQTPEACHGNCRAHGCSESYKRLFSSFYFKGNHGIMSPLAKKKLLAQVSKDESLSCPEKHLSHCPEYKKARIQEISGSDPESGPKSPLATSHPQKEAQNPVLERSSSGGPANSSQPSKASEGMLKVSSSLKDGHLPQKASDGSSGGRPSPGLPLIGGYFHAPRGEVVKPITCHPLRGPVEYYPGFNHFPEAAVASPYQQPGKEAPLSSGPQNRQQESTEEQPEDLRRKPSQPLPSWRGDNPQEPSPFQMTSPGGKRGSPFPHSKASWVPPVANLAKVSPQVPVSCGQPISQVQASSAALKKRASGEDFFLHGKRLKAVSPFVKEAESSNGLERGISPSGQQGVAKPKAAVPSSGYPVAPVPQVQDVYKGTMLRIPMNFSNPGEHLKGQSASLVPSLSISPFIIPAFPTPLLTASVQPSDLCQPLGTSLIHYPTSYDSTLRHRLYPVSTWHSQPAYASPHVTAFRRNTKL encoded by the exons ATGGCTGAGAACGAATCCCAGAAGGCTCCAGGGCTGTCCCTGCCGGAAGAGACGGTGGTGGGGAGTCCTGGTGCTGAAGAGCATGGAAGTGCTCCAGAGAAGCTGGAGCAAGTG gagtCTCCTGGAACCAAGCTGGATGGTGCTTCCGAAACGGAGCAGAAGAGCGCAGCGGAGGATTCTGGGGACGAGCAGATGCCAAGCATCGAGAAAGAGGAGGAGCAGGCTTTCCTGGTCAACCTCTACAAGTTCATGAAGGACCGTCACACGCCGATTGAGAGGGTGCCTCACCTCGGCTTCAAGCAAA TTAACCTGTTTAAGATCTACAAAGTCGTGGAAAAGCTGGGAGCCTATGAACTG GTGACTGGAAGGCGTCTTTGGAAGAATGTGTACGACATGTTGGGGGGCAGCCCAGGGAGCACAAGTGCTGCCACCTGCACCCGGAGGCACTACGAGAG gctggTCCTCCCGTACGTCCGGCACCTGAAAGGCGAAGATGACAAACCCCTGCCCCCCACGAAGCCCCAGAAGCAATACAAGGTGTCCAAAGAGCCAAAGGGGGCCAAAGGGAGTAGTGCTGTGGAGAAAAAGAGGGCCAAGAAGGAGAAGCTGAGGGATCTG GTTCTGCCAGAGAAGGTGGCCCCCGATGCTGCCTCTCCCCCTAAGCCCGCTGGTGACCCCGAGCAGGTGCACCTGCAAGAGAATCTGGAGGGGTGCCTTTCCCTTCCAAACAGCCACGCGGCGCCCGAGCGCCAGACCCCTGAGGCCTGCCACGGCAACTGCCGGGCCCACGGCTGCTCTGAGTCCTACAAGCGGCTCTTCTCCAGCTTCTACTTCAAAGGCAACCACGGCATCATGTCTCCCTTAGCCAAGAAGAAGCTGCTTGCACAGGTGAGCAAGGACGAGTCCCTCTCCTGCCCTGAGAAGCACCTTAGCCACTGTCCAGAATATAAGAAGGCCCGAATCCAAGAGATCTCTGGCTCGGACCCAGAGTCTGGTCCGAAGAGCCCGCTGGCCACCAGTCACCCCCAGAAAGAGGCGCAGAACCCTGTGCTGGAGAGAAGCAGCTCTGGCGGCCCAGCCAATTCCTCCCAGCCCTCGAAAGCAAGTGAAGGAATGTTGAAGGTCTCCTCGAGCCTCAAGGATGGCCACCTGCCTCAGAAGGCAAGTGATGGAAGCTCTGGGGGTCGTCCGTCGCCTGGCCTCCCTCTCATCGGCGGCTACTTCCATGCTCCCCGAGGCGAGGTTGTGAAGCCCATAACTTGCCATCCTCTTCGAGGGCCGGTGGAGTATTATCCTGGCTTCAATCACTTCCCAGAGGCAGCGGTGGCTTCTCCCTACCAGCAGCCTGGAAAGGAAGCGCCGCTGAGCAGTGGGCCTCAGAACAGGCAGCAAGAGAGCACAGAGGAGCAGCCGGAAGATCTGCGCCGGAAGCCGAGTCAGCCTCTGCCCTCCTGGAGAGGGGACAATCCACAGGAGCCCTCCCCCTTCCAGATGACCAGCCCCGGCGGGAAGAGGGGATCCCCTTTCCCACACTCCAAGGCCTCTTGGGTTCCCCCGGTGGCCAACCTGGCCAAGGTCAGCCCGCAGGTCCCCGTGAGCTGCGGCCAGCCCATTTCTCAAGTGCAGGCGAGTAGTGCGGCTCTGAAGAAGCGGGCCTCGGGCGAGGACTTCTTCCTGCACGGGAAGAGGCTAAAAGCCGTCTCCCCTTTTGTCAAGGAAGCGGAATCCAGCAACGGGCTGGAGCGGGGCATTTCCCCCAGTGGCCAGCAGGGGGTAGCGAAGCCCAAGGCAGCTGTGCCGAGTTCGGGTTACCCGGTTGCTCCTGTTCCTCAGGTCCAGGATGTGTACAAAGGCACAATGTTGAGGATTCCCATGAACTTTAGCAACCCGGGGGAGCATTTAAAGGGGCAGTCAGCCTCGCTggtcccctccctctccatcagCCCCTTTATTATACCTGCCTTTCCAACCCCATTATTAACTGCTTCCGTTCAGCCCTCCGACCTCTGCCAGCCGCTTGGGACAAGCCTGATCCACTACCCCACCTCCTACGACAGCACTCTCCGCCACAGGCTCTATCCGGTGTCGACGTGGCACAGCCAGCCCGCCTACGCCTCCCCCCACGTGACCGCCTTCCGCCGGAACACCAAGCTGTAG